One Kushneria konosiri genomic window, CCCATCCTTTGATCATACGCACTTTCGAAAGCTGCAAGCCCTTGATTGCAATGAAATGTTTCCTTAGGTAACAGCTTGCGCAGACCCAATTTTCCTTATTCACGATGGCAATGGGATGTGAAAAACATCAATTTTTTTGATAACCAAACCTACCCGTTTCGCGACACTTTTTTGCCACCATATCTTTCCGCCTGGTTTTCCTCAGGCAATTCCAAAAACAAAAAAGGCGCCTTTAAAGGCGCCTGAACACATATGGTTGACTTGACAGAATCAAAAACCATCAATCATCGCTGGATACCAATGCAGCCCGAAGTCTGGCTACTGCCTGCCCATGAAGCTGACATACACGTGATTCACTAACGCCCATGACCGCTCCGATTTCCTTGAGATTCAGCTCTTCCTGATAGTAAAGCGCCATCATCAGCTTTTCCCGCTCGGGCAGAGCCTCGATCGCCGCCATCAGTTCATGGCGCTCAGCGCCTGCAATCCATACATCATGGGGATCAAGCGAGGATTCGACATCTTCAGATAGACGTGAGGCTTCCGCTTCATCAGAGCTTGCATCCTCATAGGTCATCAAGAAGCCATTATTGGTATCGCTTAGTACCTGCTGATACTCACGCAGTTCGATACCCAGCTCGGAGGCGACCTCACGCTCGGTGGGCGCCCGCCCATCTCTCTGCTCAAGCTTCCAGATGGCCCGATCAATATCCCGCGCACTGCGCCTGACGCTGCGCGGCAGCCAGTCGCGGGATCGAAGCTCATCAATCATCGCACCACGAACCCGCTGTGAGGCATAGGTCGAGAAGGCTGCCCCCTGATCGGCATCAAAGCGCTTGAAGGCGTCCAGAAGCCCCAGCATACCTGCCTGTATCAGATCATCCAGCTCCACACTGGCCGGCAGACGAACCTGCATCGAAAGTGCCTGACGTCGAACCAGTGGCATATAGTCGTCCAGCAGCTGCTTCTGATCGATCCTGCCTTGAGCCGTATACATGCCCATATCCTGAAATCCGTTTGATGAGGGGGCACACGATGCGCCCAGCCTGTCTTGTGAACACATTATTGACAGGACAAGGTAAAAACGATCGGGAAAAGAGCCATAAAAAGTACGGCTTTCTTTAGGGATTGGCGTTATGGCGCCACTACCGTGACAGCGTTCAGGGCATGTTTTCAGCCAGCCCGATGCCCTTCTACGCTGAAACAAACCTATCAACACAGTTAGAAATTCACGCCCATCAAGGGCGCCATTCGTCCACTTCATCATAAAAAACCTCGAGACCAACAATAAATCTCGATTTAAATAACTATTAACGATCAACCATATAGCGCCATATTCAGAACCTTAAAACTGTTTTACTCAAAATAAAAGCGTCGAGCACTAAAGCGATTTTTCTCTGCGTCGTTAATGAGCCTGCAAGCACGATGAACGGCTCAAGACAGCGTGCAGGGACAAGTGGCTCATCGTAGTAATCACCTCACCGTAAAGAAGGAAAACCTTCTCGAGCAGCTAAAGAAAGTATCACGCAGTACCGATAACTGAAGCACGCGGCAAATACCGCAGGAAAGATGGGTAGCTCAGGACTTGAACCACTTCCGCAGGAAGAGAAAAAAGCCTCCTGAAGCGCCTAAAGAAACGAACACGCAGTACCGATAATGCAAGCAGGCGGCAGATGCCGCGACATACGGCTCAAAGAGTCGCTTCCTTTTAAAGACATATAGGAAATCGCACACATGGCAATGGTCATCAACACAAATGCTCTGTCGCTCAACGCCCAGAACAACCTGAACAAGTCCCAGCAGTCCCTGAACACCGCTATCGAGCGCCTGTCTTCAGGTTCGCGCATCAACAGTGCCAAGGACGATGCCGCAGGTCTGGCCATCTCCAATCGCATGAACGCCCAGGTCACCGGCCTGAACCAGGCCAACCGCAACGCCAACGACGGTATCTCCGTTGCGCAGACCGCTGAAGGCGCGCTGAGTCAGGTGACCGACAACCTGCAGCGTATTCGTGAGCTGACCGTCCAGTCCCAGAACGAAGTACTGAGTGACAGCGACCGCGGCTCCCTTCAAAAGGAGATCGGCCAGCGTCTGGAAGAAATTCAGCGTATTTCCGAGCAGACCCAGTTCAACGGCAAGAACCTGCTCGACGGTAGCAATAACACCATGAAGATTCAGGTCGGTGCCAACGACGGTCAGACCATCGACCTGAACATGGTCAGCGTTTCTACCGGTGCTACTGGTCTTAACGTTGACAAATTTAATGTCGACGGCTTTGCAGCTACTCCAACAGCTCCTACAACAGTAAAAGCCGGCAATGGTAGCGACATTACGATTGGCACTACTGCAAGCACTACAGAGGCCGACCCAAGTTTTGCCAAGAAAGATACAAACGAAACTACTGTCGACCTGACCGGCGCAACTCTTGTAAAAGATGGGGACAACTATTACGCCCAAGTCGGCACTGGTCCTACTGCAAAGTTCTACGCTGCTGACGTAAAAGCAACCGAAGGTAATGGTGTCGCTAGTGATCCCAATGAAAATGCTTCCATAAGTGTTACTGTTGATACCAACAGGGAAATTACACAAATTACTGCTGATCCGTTGGCCACCATTGACAAGGCACTGGCCTCTATCGACGATGCTCGCAGCACACTGGGTGCGCAGCAGAACCGTCTGCAGTCGACCATCGAAGGCAACTCGACTACGTCGACCAACCTGTCTGCCGCCATGTCACAGATCAAGGACGCCGACTACGCGACCGAAGTCTCCAACATGTCCAAGGCCCAGATCCTGCAGCAGGCCGGTACGTCGGTGCTGGCACAGGCCAACCAGACCACTCAGGGCGTTATGTCCCTGCTGCGTTAATCGCAGATCGGTTGAAGGCATCAGAGTCAACAGCATCAGGGGCGCCTTCGGGCGCCCTTTCTTGTGTTCTGCCTGGTCTCAGCAAGGATTGGTGCTGACAGCGTGACTTTCCCCTTCCCTCTTTTTACGACCTGCTTATTGCCGGCAAGCATCGTGATCCATCCGCTTTTCAAGCAATATCAGCAAAACCTTTCGTTGGAACTAAAGCATTCCCGCCTGATGCCGTTAATCAATTTGCAGGCACGATGAACGGCTCAAGGCAGCGTGCAGGGCAGGTGGCCCAAAGCGGTAACCACCTCACCGGAAAGAAGAAAAGCATCCCGAGCAGCTAAAGAAACGAATACGCAGTACCGATAATGCAAGCAGGCGGCAGATGCCGCGACATACGGCTCACAGAGTCGCTTCCTTTTGGAAAGAACATAGGAAATCGCAATCATGGCAATGGTCATCAATACAAATGCTCTGTCGCTCAACGCCCAGAACAACCTGAACAAGTCCCAGCAGTCCCTGAACACCGCCATTGAGCGTCTGTCTTCAGGCTCGCGCATCAACAGCGCCAAGGACGATGCCGCAGGTCTGGCCATCTCCAATCGCATGAATGCCCAGGTCACCGGTCTGAACCAGGCCAACCGCAATGCCAATGACGGTATCTCCGTTGCGCAGACCGCTGAAGGCGCGCTGTCTCAGGTCACCGACAACCTGCAGCGTATCCGCGAACTGACCGTCCAGTCCCAGAACGAAGTGCTGGGTGACAGCGACAAGGCTTCTCTTCAGAAAGAAATCGGCCAGCGTCTGGAAGAAATTCAGCGTATTTCCGAGCAGACCCAGTTCAACGGCAAGAACCTGCTCGACGGCAGCAATAACACCATGAAAATCCAGGTGGGCGCCAACGACGGTCAGACCATCGATCTGAACATGGTCAGCGTTTCTACCGGTGCTACTGGATTGAATGTTGCAGATTTCAATGTTTCTGGAGCAGCTAAGGTAGATACTTCAGGCCTTAACACCGGTTCAGGCCTAGCTGCCGACGAATCCTTTGTGTCTTATAAGGATTCCAGCGGCGATACAAAATATGCTATCAAGACAGAAGGCACCGGTGGTGCAGCAGCTACCTATACTGATGCAACTGTCGTGTTTGGCACTGATGCTGACGGCAATGCAGTAGCCACCGTTACGGATACCGGTACACCCAATGCCACCGTGCCATCCAGCGCCAAGGCAACTGACATTGCGGTAGATTCGACCAAGATCACTGCTGATCCGCTGGCCACCATCGACAAGGCACTGGCCTCCATCGATGACGCTCGCAGCACACTGGGTGCGCAGCAGAACCGTCTGCAGTCGACCATCGAAGGCAACTCGACCACTTCTACCAACCTGTCTGCTGCCATGTCGCAGATCAAGGACGCTGACTACGCGACCGAAGTCTCCAACATGTCCAAGGCACAGATCCTGCAGCAGGCCGGTACCTCTGTACTGGCCCAGGCCAACCAGACCACTCAGGGCGTCATGTCCCTGCTGCGTTAATCGCATAACGGTTGAAAGCAACAGCGTTAAAAATATCAGGGGCGCCTTTGGGCGCCCTTTTCGATAGAAAATTTAAAGAAATTAGACATCATGCACACAAAGAAAAACTCAGAGCATATCGAGCAATTTATGGGTGAAGCCGCATCCGACACTCCTGAGTTCGAGCCGGAAGAACAGCATGCAGAGAATTTTTCTGACGAGAAATTTTGGGACAAGGCCACACGCTACGCCAAAAAAGCAGGTGAAAAAGCGTTATCCCCTGCTCTAAAAATGTATTACGCGGCTCAGGATGCAGATACTCCTCTGTGGGCGAAAACGACCATGTATAGCGCTCTGGGGTACTTCATTTTACCGGTTGATGCTATTCCTGATATTACCCCACTTGCTGGGTACAGCGATGATATCGGTATTATGGCAGGTGCCATCGGTGTTGTTGCCGCTCACATCAAGGATGAACATACAGAGAAAGCGATTGCGACTCTGAAAAACTGGTTTAAATGACTCCAATAAAAATCATGGGTGCCTTCGGCGCCCTTTTTTGTGCCTGCTACAAGCGCCCTTCTCTTTTCAATTTTCAGATGCTGAACAGGCTTGGCTCAGTGTCTTCAATGCCTAAACCTCAGCGAACTTTGGCCGTTAACGCCGTTATCCGACTGCTCGCCTCTCAAGGATCAGCATGATCACGGTTTCTTCTACGTCGTCTCGTCTGGCCACCAACTCGCTAGACAAGACCCAGCGCTCTCTAAATCAGGCCATCCAGCGGTTATCCAGCGGCCAGCGTGTCAATTCCGCACGTGATGATGCCGCAGGGCTTGCGATTGGCAATCGGATGGAGGCTCAGGTCCGCGGTACAGAGCAGGCGCGTCGCAACACCAATGATGGCGTCTCCATGGCCCTGACGGCTGAAGGTGCGCTCTCTCAGGTCAATGATCGCTTGCAGCGTATTCGCGAACTCACCGTACAGGGACTTAATGGTGCGCTTACGCTGGTCGATCAGGACACCATCCAGCAGGAAATCAACCTCAATTTAAAAGAGATTGATCGGTTCAACACCCAGGCGCAGTTTAACGGCATCAATCTACTCGATGGCTCGGCCGGCATGGTCAGCGTACAGGTAGGCGCCAATGACGGAGAGACCCTGGGGGTGGATCTCAACCGCCCCGGCTTCAGCGTTGATGAACTTGGTTTAACTGATTTCACCGTCGCCGGCATCAGCGGCGTGGTGACCGATATCAATATCGTTACAGGCCGTGCGCAGGATATTGCCGTCAGTAGCAGTGACTTTATTTTGCCAGCTGGTTATAGCAATCCAACACTGATGCAGGCCGCTCCCGCATCAGCCGGTTACCCCGCCAACTGGTATACACGTGCAGAAGATGGTGACGGCAATACCGCTTATTTTGCTTCCAGTGTTACGGCATCACACGATACTGCGACCGACACCAGCCAGGTCCGTATTGATGTGGGTCAACAGCTCTATGCGCCAGTGACACGCTATCAGGACTATCAGATCGAAGACGTGGACAGCGTTTTTCGTGATCGTCAAGGCAATACATTTGGGGGTGAAAGTCAGCTGGTCGCTACGGGCAGTCATTATTTCATTAAAAATGGCAGTGGCACTGAGGCTGGCTATTATCCGGCCAGCGTAACCACCCGACCGGCCGCCATCAATGCACAGCTAAAAAGCAATGACGCCATATGGCCGCCGTCACCGACCACAACCATCAATGGTGTGGCGTTCAAAAATGACGATGTCGATTATTTCGACAGTTCAGGGCAACCCGTCAACGGTGCGACCCTGAGCCGGGTAGGCGATGACTATTATCTAACAAGCACTACTGGCGAGTTCTACTCAGCAACTGTCGAAAACACGTCTGATGGCTATATCGTCAGGGCCAGCTCGGATCAACCCGCTTCAGCGCCACCAACCCAGCCGGTCACCGAGATTGATGGCCAGCCGATCGATAATGCACAGCATCGCTACCTTGATGCCGATGGCAATACGACATCCTTCAAGAATGCCACGCTGACACAGTCCAGCGATGGTCAGTACTACCTTGAGCAGTCGGGACGCTATTATGTGGTCGAGCCCGCGAGTGTCACTGCCAGCCGGCCTCAGGTCATTGCCAATGCCACCGCGGACACACCCATTGTTTCCCCGGAAAAAGCCATTACGACCGAGCGCACGAGGGTAGATGGCACCTCTACCATTACGCTCGACCCGCGTAATGTAACGGCAAACTATACCGACCGGGACGGCCAGCGTATTGAAGATGCGCTGCGCATGGATGAAGACGGCCAGTATTTTTTACGCGCCTCCGATAGTGACGATGGGACCACCGGATATCGCTCTGCAACACTGGTGAATACTCAGGAGATGGGCACACTGCTCAAGACACGCACTGGCAGTGGTGATCTGATCATTTATTATCGGATGAGCCTGCAGGCCAACACGGATGTTCCCAACACACACAGTACTGTCGAGCTAACAGAGATTAACCCTGAAATTCGTCTTAGAACACCGGATGATCCGCTCGCCGCCCTAGACCGGGCCATTGCTCGCGTCGATGACAAGCGCAGTATGCTGGGGGCTACTCAGAATCGAATGAGCGCCATTATTGAACAGCAGGGAAATACCGTCAGCGCATTGAGTGACGCTCGATCCCGCATCATGGACGCTGATTACGCAGTGGAAGTCTCCAACATGAGCCGAGCTCAGATCACCCGGCAAGCAGGCACGGCAGTGCTGGCTCAGGCCAATCAACGTCTGGACAGCGTTCTGGCACTGCTGCGTTAAGTATTGAGAAGTCAGGTCACTATAGTGACTACCTCAAATACCTGCCTTTCAAGCCTTGAAACTGCCACGTCAGTGATGCACGTCCACTATCAGACCAATTTGTTACAAAATGTTAAAGCAAAAATTGGTCTACGCCGTTAATACGCCATGAGCACTGTTGGCTCTGTCAGCCAATAACACCAAGGCAGCTTTTCCCGAGACGAAAAGAGCACGGATACCATGACAGTGGTTACCGTCGCAGGTCACTGCGTCAAACATCCTGTACCGCAGCCAATAACGCTACATCGCTACGGTAAATATGCCGATGCGCCGGGTCGTCATTGATGACAGATAAACGACCGACGTATCGGCAGGAGTGGGTCCATTCCCATGCTTGATCTGGCAACGCTTAATTTCTCGAGTACCGTCAGTCGGGGCGCCTTTATGGCAGTCTTTGCGATACTGGTACTGCGCGAGCACGACAAGGCCTACCTTCGCCATTGGCTGGGGGCGGCTCTGGCATCGCTGCTGGGTGCCATGGTGCTCACCCATGAGCCCACCAATCTGACATTGCCGATATTGCCCAGCATGCAGATATTTTTCCTCTATATGCTCAGCATGGCATTGTCATGGAGTGGATTAAAACGATTTTACGGCCTTGATCTACGTTTTTGGCCTATTGTGGCCATGGTTTTACTAACCATATCGCCCGCGCTGGCGTGTTTGCTGGTGTACAGCCATGGGCTTTCATCCAACATCGTGCTGACCATCTATTTTTTGTGTGCAACGACAGCCTCGGGCGTGATCGTATTCGAGATCCTCATGGCAAGGCGTGAGGATCTCTGGTCCCAGATTGTGGTCGCCGTAGCCTTTTCCAGCTACGCCCTGAGTTTTCTTCTGGGCGCCTGTCTGCTGGTCTTTACTCAAATGCAGCCCTCGATGGAGACAGCCCGTATCTCGGTGATCATTGATCAGATCAACATTACGCTGGTGTATGTCGGCTATATCGCCATGAGTGGTGAGCGCGCCAATTTAAAGCTGAGACGTCAGGCCGATACCGACCCCTTGACCGGGCTTTTTAACCGGCGAGGCATTCAACGCATACTTCATGACTCACGCTATTTCGGCAGTCAGGATAAAACAACCAGCATCGTGATTGGCGATCTTGACCATTTCAAAACGGTCAATGACACCCTGGGGCATGAAGGGGGTGATGTGGTATTGACCACCTTTGCCGGATGTCTGAAATCCGTTTTACGCAGGAGTGATCTGGCCGTACGCTGGGGCGGTGAAGAATTCTTGATGGTGCTGGCCAATACCGACCTGGATGAGGCTAAAAAATTTGCCGAGCGGTTGAGAGAAATGACCGAACGCCACGACTTTCAGATTTGTGGCGATCAAATTTCAGTGACCATCAGTATCGGTATTGCTGAAGTGAATCCAGAAAGCGAATCCATTAACGAGACCATTCAGCGAGCTGACAAGGCGCTCTATCGTGCCAAGCGAGAGGGGCGCAATCGAGTCTGCTATTAATAAAAGACCTGCAGGGCGTTATTGGCGCACTGCAGGCCTTCTGGCGTCAGCAATCTAGTAACGGTTGCCCTCCATGTCTTCATAGCCAAAGTCCCTGGTCATTGGACGATGGTCAAACAGCTCACCCCAGGCCCGATCATGCGCCGCTGACCGGAAGTTTTTCATGCCCCCGGTAGGCGTAAAGGTGATCTCACCGAAGTAGATCGCATCACGCATCAGATAAAAGTCAACGCGGGCAAACCCGAACCCTTCAGACAGCTTGAGCGCCAGCTTCATGGCTCGGTCCAGCTGTGCCGGTTTCTCGATCGGGCATCCTGTATTAAACCGCTCGTTGACCACGTCCACTAGATTCCAGTCCTGATCATAGTAATCGACATGAAAATCGGTGAACCGGTCATGCGTCACTTCAATAAAAACCTTCGGCGCCTGGCCTTCCGCCCGGAAACAGTAGAACTTGTAGTCCTTTGGAATCTTGCCATTTTCATCGAGCAGCAGCTTTTCGCACATTAACCTTGGTGTAATGGTTCGATAGTGCAACTCGCGACTGTCACGATAAAAATTACTGGCGAGCCAGTGATCGCTGAGCCGACGCATCAGCTCATAGCTGTAATCGGCCTTGTCGCGGACAACCAGATTATATCCCGAGCCATGATTGGCCTTGAGTACGAAACTGTTTGGCAGTCTGTCGTAGTCGTGCCGGGTAAAGGGTTGAGAAATGGGATACAGAGGCAGCAGGGTATCATTGCCGATTTTCTGGCGTACGTAATCTCGCACCAGCAGCTTGTCACTCAGCGGTGAAAAAATGGGCTCGGGGTGGAGGCGCCGGTAGCATATTTTTTCATTGAAGGTTTCCGGATTTACCAGATTGGGCCTGACACCAAAATGGTTCTGGTAACGGTGCGCGATGTAAAGGCGATCCGGTATCCAGCGGGAGAAGCTCCTTTTCATCAGGCGCAACAGAGTCTGACGCTTTCGAGGAAGGAGCTGCTTCTTGTCAGTTTCAAACCCCTGCATCTCTGCTTTGACGTCCTGACTTGCGCTTGAAAACACGTGTAATTCCGCCATTGCTGTCCCCTGCGAGGTCAATTTGTATTTCA contains:
- a CDS encoding YkvA family protein; protein product: MHTKKNSEHIEQFMGEAASDTPEFEPEEQHAENFSDEKFWDKATRYAKKAGEKALSPALKMYYAAQDADTPLWAKTTMYSALGYFILPVDAIPDITPLAGYSDDIGIMAGAIGVVAAHIKDEHTEKAIATLKNWFK
- a CDS encoding flagellin — translated: MITVSSTSSRLATNSLDKTQRSLNQAIQRLSSGQRVNSARDDAAGLAIGNRMEAQVRGTEQARRNTNDGVSMALTAEGALSQVNDRLQRIRELTVQGLNGALTLVDQDTIQQEINLNLKEIDRFNTQAQFNGINLLDGSAGMVSVQVGANDGETLGVDLNRPGFSVDELGLTDFTVAGISGVVTDINIVTGRAQDIAVSSSDFILPAGYSNPTLMQAAPASAGYPANWYTRAEDGDGNTAYFASSVTASHDTATDTSQVRIDVGQQLYAPVTRYQDYQIEDVDSVFRDRQGNTFGGESQLVATGSHYFIKNGSGTEAGYYPASVTTRPAAINAQLKSNDAIWPPSPTTTINGVAFKNDDVDYFDSSGQPVNGATLSRVGDDYYLTSTTGEFYSATVENTSDGYIVRASSDQPASAPPTQPVTEIDGQPIDNAQHRYLDADGNTTSFKNATLTQSSDGQYYLEQSGRYYVVEPASVTASRPQVIANATADTPIVSPEKAITTERTRVDGTSTITLDPRNVTANYTDRDGQRIEDALRMDEDGQYFLRASDSDDGTTGYRSATLVNTQEMGTLLKTRTGSGDLIIYYRMSLQANTDVPNTHSTVELTEINPEIRLRTPDDPLAALDRAIARVDDKRSMLGATQNRMSAIIEQQGNTVSALSDARSRIMDADYAVEVSNMSRAQITRQAGTAVLAQANQRLDSVLALLR
- a CDS encoding FliC/FljB family flagellin; this translates as MAMVINTNALSLNAQNNLNKSQQSLNTAIERLSSGSRINSAKDDAAGLAISNRMNAQVTGLNQANRNANDGISVAQTAEGALSQVTDNLQRIRELTVQSQNEVLGDSDKASLQKEIGQRLEEIQRISEQTQFNGKNLLDGSNNTMKIQVGANDGQTIDLNMVSVSTGATGLNVADFNVSGAAKVDTSGLNTGSGLAADESFVSYKDSSGDTKYAIKTEGTGGAAATYTDATVVFGTDADGNAVATVTDTGTPNATVPSSAKATDIAVDSTKITADPLATIDKALASIDDARSTLGAQQNRLQSTIEGNSTTSTNLSAAMSQIKDADYATEVSNMSKAQILQQAGTSVLAQANQTTQGVMSLLR
- a CDS encoding FliC/FljB family flagellin; translation: MAMVINTNALSLNAQNNLNKSQQSLNTAIERLSSGSRINSAKDDAAGLAISNRMNAQVTGLNQANRNANDGISVAQTAEGALSQVTDNLQRIRELTVQSQNEVLSDSDRGSLQKEIGQRLEEIQRISEQTQFNGKNLLDGSNNTMKIQVGANDGQTIDLNMVSVSTGATGLNVDKFNVDGFAATPTAPTTVKAGNGSDITIGTTASTTEADPSFAKKDTNETTVDLTGATLVKDGDNYYAQVGTGPTAKFYAADVKATEGNGVASDPNENASISVTVDTNREITQITADPLATIDKALASIDDARSTLGAQQNRLQSTIEGNSTTSTNLSAAMSQIKDADYATEVSNMSKAQILQQAGTSVLAQANQTTQGVMSLLR
- a CDS encoding RNA polymerase sigma factor FliA, whose protein sequence is MYTAQGRIDQKQLLDDYMPLVRRQALSMQVRLPASVELDDLIQAGMLGLLDAFKRFDADQGAAFSTYASQRVRGAMIDELRSRDWLPRSVRRSARDIDRAIWKLEQRDGRAPTEREVASELGIELREYQQVLSDTNNGFLMTYEDASSDEAEASRLSEDVESSLDPHDVWIAGAERHELMAAIEALPEREKLMMALYYQEELNLKEIGAVMGVSESRVCQLHGQAVARLRAALVSSDD
- a CDS encoding ATP-grasp fold amidoligase family protein, which produces MAELHVFSSASQDVKAEMQGFETDKKQLLPRKRQTLLRLMKRSFSRWIPDRLYIAHRYQNHFGVRPNLVNPETFNEKICYRRLHPEPIFSPLSDKLLVRDYVRQKIGNDTLLPLYPISQPFTRHDYDRLPNSFVLKANHGSGYNLVVRDKADYSYELMRRLSDHWLASNFYRDSRELHYRTITPRLMCEKLLLDENGKIPKDYKFYCFRAEGQAPKVFIEVTHDRFTDFHVDYYDQDWNLVDVVNERFNTGCPIEKPAQLDRAMKLALKLSEGFGFARVDFYLMRDAIYFGEITFTPTGGMKNFRSAAHDRAWGELFDHRPMTRDFGYEDMEGNRY
- a CDS encoding GGDEF domain-containing protein gives rise to the protein MLDLATLNFSSTVSRGAFMAVFAILVLREHDKAYLRHWLGAALASLLGAMVLTHEPTNLTLPILPSMQIFFLYMLSMALSWSGLKRFYGLDLRFWPIVAMVLLTISPALACLLVYSHGLSSNIVLTIYFLCATTASGVIVFEILMARREDLWSQIVVAVAFSSYALSFLLGACLLVFTQMQPSMETARISVIIDQINITLVYVGYIAMSGERANLKLRRQADTDPLTGLFNRRGIQRILHDSRYFGSQDKTTSIVIGDLDHFKTVNDTLGHEGGDVVLTTFAGCLKSVLRRSDLAVRWGGEEFLMVLANTDLDEAKKFAERLREMTERHDFQICGDQISVTISIGIAEVNPESESINETIQRADKALYRAKREGRNRVCY